TTCGCCACAGCCCTTTAAGAGGGCTGGGCGAATTTGGAATTTTCGCTAACTGGCGGAAGCCAGTTAGCCAGGATATGGGCTTCTATATGATTTATTGGAACAATCGGCAAATTTAATTTTTGGGCTAAATTTTTAGCAAAATTTATACCCTGCCACAAGCAAGGTTCTAAACCAGGCCCTACTGTCAAGCCAATTAAATCAATTTCAGAAAGTTTGATTTTCTTTGTTGCCTGTTTAAAAACGGTTGGAAGATTTTTTATATGTTCCCGCTTAGCCAATGCAGGGTAGACGCCTCCATATTTGGCGTGTAATTTCACCTGGGACGAAATCATATTTGAAAGAATTTCAAATTTCATCCGCTTAAATCCGCGTTGTAATCTACGTTTATCTGCTTCTACGGTCGCAACACAAGTATCATCGCAAGAAGTATCAAAACCAAGAATTATCATTTTTTTAATAGTTCAATGGCTAATTTTATTGCCCCCCTGTTACCGGCTTTGCCTTGGCTTGGATAAATTCCGGTAAAAATTTGTATTTTCTTTTATATTCTCAAAAACAACTGAATGAGGTCCGATTGTTGAATTGGCTCCGATTAAAACACCGGGCATTAAAGAACAATTAATTCCCACATTAACGTTGTCGCCCAAAATTGCTCCTAATTTTATTTTTTGGCTGTCAATTTGTTTTCCTTCAACTTTTACTTTTATGTTTTTTTTATCAAATCTTAAATTAGCCAGAATGGTTCCCGCTCCTAAATTACAGTTTTGACCCAAAATTGAATCGCCAAGATAATTCAAATGGGGAATTTTTGAATCATCGCCAATAATTGAATTTTTTATTTCCACTGCTTGACCGAGATGGCAATTGTCGCCAAGGCTAATCGGTCCCCGGAGATAACAGTGGGGGCCAATTTGACAATTTTTACCAACAAAGACCGGTCCTTCAATATAAGTTCCGCTTTTAATTAATGTTCCTTTTTCAATAACCACCTTACCTGAAATTTGACAATTTTTTTCAATTTTCCCCTTAATGCTTCTTTTAATTTTATTTAATAGAAATTGATTAGCATCCAATAAATTCCAAGAATAAGGAAGGGGAAGCCAGTTCTTGGCAATGACAAAAAACAATTTTTTATTTTCAATTAAATTTCTTAAAAAATCAGGGAATTCATACTCTCCCCTTTTTGATTTTTCAATTTTTAATTTGAAAATTGATTTGTCTAAAAAATAAAATGCGCAATTGACCAAATTGCTTAATTCTTTTTCCGGTTTTTCAATAAATTCTTTGACTGTTTTTTTTCCAACAATTACCTGGCCGAAATCAACCGGGTTTTTTACCCCGGCTATCAAAATAGAAGGGAATTTTTTAAGACAATTCTGAAAATCATTTTTATCGTATAAATCATCTCCGTTCAGTAAAAAAAATTTATCTTTTAAAAAGGGAATGACTTTTTGAGCCGCATCCCCTGTTCCCAATTGTTCTTTTTGCCAAACATATTTTATTTTTAAATTTTTGTAACGATTGCCGAAAAACTTTTCAATCATTTCTCCTTTGTAGCCGATGACCAAAATCACCTCATTGACCAAACCTCTTAATTGTTCCAAATTATGCTCTAAAATGGTTTTTCCCAAAATCTTCAAAAGGGGTTTTGGTTTGGTTGAAGTCAAGGGTCGCGCTCTTATTCCCTGGCCAGCAGCTAAAATTACCGCTTGCCCCGTTAGAAATTTTTGATTCATAGATTTTTCTGAATAACCCCGTTGTGTAAAATTTCTAACGGGGCTTGGGAAATTTTCATAATAAAGAAATTAAAGTTTTTGCCACTTCTTTTGGGTTATGTTCAATTAAGTTCTTTTTTAATAAGTTCTTGCCAATAAATTTTCCCTTGGGCAGGTTTTCATTAAATTTCACCAAATCCAGCAACTCGGGATGCTTTTTTTTATATTTTTCAATGATTCTTTTTGAAGAAATAAAATTATTATAAACTACATAATCTACCTCTTGGGATATATACTCTTCTATTTTTCTGGTAAAATCGGATACCGTAAAATTATTGGTTTCCCCGTGTTTAGTCATTAAATTGCAAAGATAAACTTTTTTGGCTTTGCTTTTTTGAATTGTTTCTGAAATTCCTTGGGTTAATAAAATCTGAGCCAGGGTTGAATACAAATCGCCGGGACCAATAATTATTAAATCGGCTTTTTTTATCGCCTCTATGACCTTAGGATAAGTTTTTGCTTTTGGTTTCAAAAAAACTTTTTTAATTTTTAAATTCCCATTATGTTTTGGAATATCAATGTTTGTTTCGCCTGAAATTATCTTGCCATTT
The nucleotide sequence above comes from Candidatus Nealsonbacteria bacterium. Encoded proteins:
- a CDS encoding YvcK family protein, which gives rise to MQKKSGLKNKNIVCLGGGNAMPKAVLTGLKEYPVKLSVICAMLDSGGSAGRLRKDYKIVSPGDIRRAFIALANTSPAIKELFDYRFQSGELKGHNFANLLITALELSTNDYEKTRQELKRILNVSHEILPVTLDKAHLYAVLENGKIISGETNIDIPKHNGNLKIKKVFLKPKAKTYPKVIEAIKKADLIIIGPGDLYSTLAQILLTQGISETIQKSKAKKVYLCNLMTKHGETNNFTVSDFTRKIEEYISQEVDYVVYNNFISSKRIIEKYKKKHPELLDLVKFNENLPKGKFIGKNLLKKNLIEHNPKEVAKTLISLL
- a CDS encoding NTP transferase domain-containing protein, which gives rise to MNQKFLTGQAVILAAGQGIRARPLTSTKPKPLLKILGKTILEHNLEQLRGLVNEVILVIGYKGEMIEKFFGNRYKNLKIKYVWQKEQLGTGDAAQKVIPFLKDKFFLLNGDDLYDKNDFQNCLKKFPSILIAGVKNPVDFGQVIVGKKTVKEFIEKPEKELSNLVNCAFYFLDKSIFKLKIEKSKRGEYEFPDFLRNLIENKKLFFVIAKNWLPLPYSWNLLDANQFLLNKIKRSIKGKIEKNCQISGKVVIEKGTLIKSGTYIEGPVFVGKNCQIGPHCYLRGPISLGDNCHLGQAVEIKNSIIGDDSKIPHLNYLGDSILGQNCNLGAGTILANLRFDKKNIKVKVEGKQIDSQKIKLGAILGDNVNVGINCSLMPGVLIGANSTIGPHSVVFENIKENTNFYRNLSKPRQSR